The window GGAGAGAGCACAAAATCCGTGTGGGACAGGCTGGCAGACAGCACAGCATCAGTGCGGGACACATTAGCACAGAACACCAAAGCTTCCCACAGCGCTGcaggctccagcacagctcccacagcaccaagggcctctcctgctgcctggagcaggcagTGTAAGCAATGTGGATGACACTGTTTCACCTCAGTGAGCAAAAGCACTCCTTCCTTGCTTGTTTGGCCCCACACAGCTGGCACGTTCCCAGAGGAAAGCTGCCCTGAAGGAGCAGGCACAGGGCTGGCCAAAGGACTGCTGCCACTGTGGCAACTGCAGACAGGCCAAAAACAAACCTCAGAGTGACAAGGAGCCCCAAAGGCACCTACAGCCGCTGGGGCACAGCAAGGTAAAAATCACCCTGGAGTGCTGTTGGGAAGCAGCCACAGGCACTACCACTGTACCGTGAAATACTGCgttggagaaaaaaacaggcAAATCCAAAGCAttccttttgtttgctttaggaTCAGAGTGACACAGACACATTAGCAATTGCCCAACTCCATCCCTAACCTCCCAAAGCCTACACCACACACAGCTTACTTCTAaatctttatttgttttctacacagagaaaacagaggaatGTTGAAGCAGCAATATTTAAACACACTAGAAAGGAGCCATCAATCTGTGAGAGTGCACAAAATGCAACACGGGGCCATTTGTGCCGCGGTCTCTGCTACGGGGCAGGGTGAGGGGAGGTCCAGGAGCAGCCTCTTCAGGCAGACAGGAGAGCTCTACGCAAAGGTGGAGCCGTTCCAGCCCACGTTGGCAGCATTCATGTCGAAGTAGTTGATGTAGACCCTGCAGAAGAAGCACAAGAGGACACAACAATGACATTAACTCACTTATATAAGTCATGAGTGAGATGGGACAATACAACACGGAACAGTGCTTCCCATTCCTCTGCTTCAAGAAGTTTCAAGcttcattttcactgaaatCTATCTAACTTCTCTGGTGAAGCCTCCAAGCAGTCAATATTCCTCTGAGTCCCTGGAATtgtacttcttttcttttttaaaacataaactCTTCTGCAGTCAGGGGCCGCCCAGACACCCAGACAGCTCTTGGTTAGCAGCCTGTCAAGAATTTCCGGAGATCAAACCCTTTTGTTTCCAAGCACTGCAGTCCCTCACGCGTGTCACACCGACGGGCAGCCCCAGAGAGCCAGGCGTGCCCTCAGGGCTGGCTCTGCACATCTCCCTTCCAGCCCCCATGGCAGCAGGTTCTCCCCATTCTTCACAGCTGCACACAGACACTCTCCCAAGGCTCCACAGCCCGCAAGGGAGCTGCTCACAGCCTGCTGGCCTCTACTTTGTCTTTCAGCTACTGCCTGTTACTGCTCCTCCCATGTGCTTTCAGCCTCTCTTCACCAGAGGACAAGACATCACACCTCAGAAGCAAAAGACACTGTGCAACCTGTCAGTGCTGTGGTATTTTTCCCTGTCCTTTGAGCAGCAAGCCATTGAACAGACAACTCTCCAGGGGAAGACATAAGCATCAAACTCTTAATAGGACATGAAAATGCCACAAGCGATCACTTCGTGTTTTCCCAAGCACACGGACTTATTTctggctttttgtatttttaaaccaACTTTTGAAATCAGTTTCAGGAAGCCAGATACATGAGGTTAACTCACGTCCCAGCCTTACCTGTCTGCAGATACATGCAAGTGCTTCGAGATGAGATCACACAGCATCTTGGTGTAAGTCTTGTTCTGCTGCCCTCCTATTTTGCCGATGCTGTAGAGGCTGCAGAGTGCACAGGGATCGGTGG of the Pseudopipra pipra isolate bDixPip1 chromosome 18, bDixPip1.hap1, whole genome shotgun sequence genome contains:
- the LOC135423989 gene encoding macrophage migration inhibitory factor: MPMFAIYTNVCKDAVPDSLLGDLTQQLAKATGKPAQYIAVHIIPDQMMSFGGSTDPCALCSLYSIGKIGGQQNKTYTKMLCDLISKHLHVSADRVYINYFDMNAANVGWNGSTFA